In Bombus pyrosoma isolate SC7728 linkage group LG18, ASM1482585v1, whole genome shotgun sequence, a single genomic region encodes these proteins:
- the LOC122577359 gene encoding uncharacterized protein LOC122577359: MTNTGESVNGTQRAHQTIHMPPLQSSEVTAWFTLLEMQFEDLDLTDDKRKFLTLARCLDGQYLSHIADVNRRTPETGRYAKLKGEIIRELADTADSRSRKLLISEEMGDRKPSQFYHHLRRLANPSLPDDFLLTLWRERLPDYFDSALDAVDDTDVEKLMRVADRTYERHLLRSQKVAVIENERTSGKRRSDTPEASDDKLSRIEAQIEALRLDRRRYQRPNTRGHRSHPGEVPLDSGLCYYHATFQARAKKCRSPCTWNQGNEIGRP; the protein is encoded by the coding sequence ATGACAAACACCGGCGAAAGCGTGAACGGCACGCAACGGGCCCACCAAACGATCCACATGCCCCCGCTGCAGTCCTCGGAGGTCACGGCGTGGTTCACGCTGTTGGAGATGCAATTCGAAGACCTGGATCTCACCGACGATAAGCGGAAGTTTCTGACCCTGGCCAGGTGCCTCGATGGCCAGTACCTATCGCATATCGCGGACGTGAATAGGAGGACACCGGAGACTGGACGGTACGCGAAATTAAAGGGCGAAATCATCCGAGAGCTGGCTGATACCGCCGACTCGAGGTCACGTAAGTTGCTGATTTCCGAAGAGATGGGCGACAGGAAGCCATCCCAATTCTACCATCACCTTAGGAGACTAGCCAACCCCTCGTTGCCAGACGATTTCCTCCTCACGCTCTGGAGGGAGCGACTTCCGGACTACTTCGACAGCGCCCTGGACGCAGTGGATGATACCGACGTAGAGAAGTTGATGCGAGTGGCCGATCGGACCTACGAGAGGCACTTATTGAGAAGTCAGAAGGTTGCTGTTATCGAGAACGAAAGAACATCGGGTAAACGGCGAAGTGACACCCCAGAAGCGTCGGACGACAAGCTTTCTCGAATAGAGGCCCAAATCGAAGCATTGCGTCTCGACCGGCGCCGCTACCAACGTCCAAACACGAGAGGGCACAGATCGCACCCTGGAGAAGTTCCGCTGGACTCTGGACTTTGCTATTATCACGCGACGTTCCAAGCACGCGCGAAGAAGTGTCGTTCACCGTGCACCTGGAATCAGGGAAACGAGATCGGCCGTCCGTAA